In one window of Rhodanobacter sp. FDAARGOS 1247 DNA:
- a CDS encoding glutathione S-transferase family protein, translating into MKLYWSDVLAPRKACAVAKYLQSPLDYVYLDLGRGEHKTAEYLALNPNGKVPTLVDGSRVLWEADAIICHLAARSDSELWPQDARQIDVIRWFSWSAQHFTAQAGALYFEYIIKPRFGIGEADPVETGRATDAWRQHAAVLDGHLRDRRWLVGDTLTLADFAVAVALPHADDAHIPLQDFPAIRRWHDRMNELDAWREPFPEPALSE; encoded by the coding sequence ATGAAGTTGTACTGGTCGGATGTGCTGGCGCCGCGCAAGGCCTGCGCCGTGGCGAAATACCTGCAATCGCCGCTGGACTACGTCTACCTCGACCTCGGCCGGGGCGAGCACAAGACGGCGGAATATCTCGCGCTCAACCCGAACGGCAAGGTGCCGACCCTGGTCGACGGCTCGCGCGTGCTGTGGGAGGCCGACGCGATCATCTGCCACCTCGCGGCCCGCAGCGATTCGGAACTGTGGCCCCAGGACGCCCGCCAGATCGACGTGATCCGCTGGTTCAGCTGGAGCGCCCAGCACTTCACCGCGCAGGCCGGCGCACTGTATTTCGAGTACATCATCAAGCCGCGTTTCGGCATCGGCGAGGCCGATCCAGTCGAAACGGGGCGCGCCACCGACGCGTGGCGCCAGCACGCCGCCGTGCTGGACGGCCATCTGCGCGATCGCCGCTGGCTGGTCGGCGACACGCTGACCCTGGCCGACTTCGCCGTGGCCGTCGCCCTGCCCCACGCCGACGACGCGCACATCCCGCTGCAGGACTTCCCCGCGATCCGGCGCTGGCACGACCGCATGAACGAACTCGACGCCTGGCGTGAACCCTTCCCCGAGCCCGCCCTGAGCGAATGA
- a CDS encoding LysR family transcriptional regulator: MDRLQSMSYFSRVVALKSFRRAAAELGMSAATVTMHVRRLEQTLGVRLLDRNTRSLKLTEDGVIYLGHCRQVLDDIRQMETLLGSHGKTLRGVLRADVPMILGRRIIAPQLQVFLRQHPQLTLQLTMENRSNDLIGRDWDCAIRIGELPDSSLLARQLGAMRWITCAAPDYLERAGTPQSPEDLARHNCLGFMPVGQRTPAPWQFLRDGKITGMLVHGNLSMDSLDPLLEAAAAGAGIVQVDELAARDLLVQHRLRQVLAGFATDGPPIMLIANSGRQMPAKVRAFGDFIVRLLSRSDDPEPARGGGASVSGSR; this comes from the coding sequence ATGGATCGCCTGCAGAGCATGTCGTATTTCTCGCGCGTGGTCGCGCTGAAGAGTTTCCGTCGCGCCGCCGCCGAACTGGGCATGTCGGCCGCCACGGTGACCATGCACGTGCGCCGACTCGAGCAGACGCTGGGCGTGCGCCTGCTCGACCGCAACACCCGATCGCTGAAGTTGACCGAGGACGGGGTGATCTATCTCGGGCACTGTCGTCAGGTGCTCGACGACATCCGGCAGATGGAAACCCTGCTGGGTTCACACGGCAAGACGCTGCGGGGCGTGCTGCGGGCGGACGTGCCGATGATCCTGGGACGGCGGATCATCGCCCCGCAGTTGCAGGTGTTCCTGCGCCAGCATCCACAGCTCACCCTTCAGCTGACCATGGAAAATCGCTCCAACGACCTGATCGGCCGCGACTGGGATTGCGCGATCCGCATCGGCGAACTGCCGGACTCCTCGCTGCTCGCCCGGCAACTGGGCGCCATGCGCTGGATCACCTGCGCCGCGCCCGATTACCTGGAACGCGCCGGAACGCCACAGTCGCCGGAGGACCTGGCCCGGCACAACTGCCTCGGCTTCATGCCGGTAGGCCAACGCACGCCGGCACCCTGGCAGTTTCTTCGCGATGGCAAGATCACCGGCATGCTGGTTCACGGCAACCTGAGCATGGACTCGCTGGACCCGCTGCTGGAAGCTGCGGCCGCCGGCGCCGGCATCGTCCAGGTCGACGAGCTGGCCGCCCGCGACCTGCTGGTGCAGCATCGGTTGCGTCAGGTGCTGGCAGGCTTCGCGACCGACGGACCGCCGATCATGCTGATCGCCAACAGCGGCCGGCAGATGCCGGCCAAGGTGCGCGCATTCGGCGACTTCATCGTCAGGCTGCTGAGCCGATCCGATGACCCGGAACCTGCGCGGGGCGGTGGCGCCTCCGTCAGCGGATCGCGGTGA
- a CDS encoding DUF1176 domain-containing protein gives MRRYGFLAAAFFVMTAHAGPTSPSRPGIQFQHGDWEIACDNTGTCRAAGYQTDDDAHAVSVLLTRKAGPGTTVAGQLMLGQYGDDDVAMLERLPDPAILQMRIDGKALGTVSVSHETAIGQLSAEQVAALIASLSRQSRIEFLAGGDSWHLSGDGASAVLLKMDDAQGRIGTRGALVRKGPHDEQQVPAAQPMPLVHAAKVLDHATMPSPVLQRQAATLQKQLAATTSADDCANLFEAKPDELSFEAARLDDGHWLVSVMCWQAAYNEGYAYWVIHAQPPFAPVLVTTDGSGYADGGIESSQKGRGLGDCLSSERWTWDGRQFVQTALSSSGMCKQVTPGGAWELPILVTAIR, from the coding sequence ATGAGGCGATACGGATTTCTCGCAGCGGCCTTCTTTGTGATGACGGCACACGCCGGCCCCACCAGCCCGAGCCGGCCGGGGATCCAGTTCCAGCACGGCGATTGGGAGATCGCCTGCGACAACACCGGAACCTGTCGCGCTGCCGGCTACCAGACCGACGATGACGCCCATGCCGTCTCGGTGCTGTTGACGCGCAAGGCGGGGCCGGGCACGACGGTGGCCGGCCAACTGATGCTTGGCCAGTACGGCGATGACGATGTGGCGATGCTCGAGCGGCTGCCCGATCCGGCGATCTTGCAGATGCGCATTGACGGCAAGGCCCTGGGCACCGTGTCGGTCAGTCACGAAACCGCGATCGGCCAGCTTTCCGCCGAACAGGTGGCTGCGCTGATCGCATCGCTGTCCCGGCAGAGCCGGATCGAGTTTCTCGCTGGCGGTGACAGCTGGCATCTGTCCGGCGACGGCGCCAGTGCGGTGTTGCTGAAGATGGATGATGCGCAGGGACGCATCGGCACCCGGGGCGCACTGGTCAGGAAGGGTCCGCATGACGAGCAGCAGGTGCCGGCAGCGCAGCCGATGCCGCTGGTGCATGCGGCGAAGGTCCTGGATCACGCCACCATGCCTTCGCCCGTCCTCCAGCGGCAGGCGGCCACGCTGCAGAAGCAGCTTGCCGCCACCACCAGCGCGGACGATTGCGCGAACCTGTTCGAGGCCAAGCCCGACGAGCTTTCCTTCGAGGCGGCGCGACTCGACGATGGGCACTGGCTGGTCTCGGTCATGTGCTGGCAGGCCGCCTACAACGAGGGCTATGCCTACTGGGTCATCCACGCCCAACCGCCCTTCGCCCCGGTGCTGGTCACCACGGACGGCTCCGGCTATGCCGATGGCGGCATCGAGTCCAGCCAGAAGGGGCGTGGCCTGGGCGATTGCCTGTCCTCCGAGCGATGGACCTGGGATGGCCGGCAATTCGTGCAGACGGCACTGTCCAGCTCCGGCATGTGCAAGCAGGTGACGCCCGGCGGCGCCTGGGAGCTGCCGATCCTGGTCACCGCGATCCGCTGA
- a CDS encoding MFS transporter: MSGMFHSLRSHNYRLWAAGALVSNVGTWMQRVGQDWLVLTVLTHHNATAVGTVMALQFGPPLLLLPLTGLAADHLDRRKLLLFTQAVSGLLALGLGLVTITGVVQLWQVYGFALLLGIVTAFDAPARQAFVSDLVTDDDLANAVALNSASFNAARMLGPAVAGVLIAAVGEGWLFLINAGSYAAVMVSLWMLRVDELHAEARPASTRGSLLAGFRYVGRRPDLMAVLVMLFLLGTFGFNFAIYISTMSVTVFHGDASQYGLLTSSMAAGTMCGALLSARRELPGMVLMGGAAAAFGLTLALAAVMPGPLLFAGVLFFVGVAALTFMTASNSMMQLTTERGMRGRVLALRIAVVMGGTPIGAPLVGWVVDHFGARWALGVGALAGVAAAAVAATYLVRHRHLRLLRSGGRLRLAIHPEPADVTAVRVAAGERVT, encoded by the coding sequence ATGAGCGGCATGTTCCATTCGCTGCGCAGTCACAACTATCGGCTGTGGGCCGCCGGTGCCCTGGTGTCCAACGTGGGCACGTGGATGCAGCGGGTGGGCCAGGACTGGCTGGTGCTCACCGTGCTGACCCACCACAACGCGACCGCGGTGGGCACGGTGATGGCGCTGCAGTTCGGCCCGCCGTTGCTGTTGCTGCCGCTGACCGGGCTGGCCGCCGATCACCTGGATCGCCGCAAGCTGTTGCTGTTCACCCAGGCGGTTTCGGGCCTGCTGGCGCTGGGGTTGGGCCTGGTCACCATCACCGGCGTGGTGCAGCTGTGGCAGGTGTACGGCTTTGCCCTGCTGCTGGGCATCGTCACCGCGTTCGACGCGCCGGCACGGCAGGCCTTCGTGTCGGACCTGGTTACCGACGACGACCTGGCCAACGCGGTGGCGCTGAATTCCGCCTCGTTCAACGCCGCCCGCATGCTGGGGCCGGCGGTGGCCGGCGTGCTGATCGCCGCGGTCGGCGAGGGCTGGCTGTTCCTGATCAACGCGGGTTCGTACGCCGCGGTGATGGTGTCGCTGTGGATGCTGCGGGTGGACGAACTGCACGCCGAGGCGCGGCCTGCCAGCACGCGCGGCAGCCTGCTCGCGGGGTTTCGCTACGTGGGGCGACGGCCGGACCTGATGGCCGTGCTGGTGATGCTGTTCCTGCTCGGCACGTTCGGTTTCAACTTCGCCATCTACATTTCGACCATGTCGGTGACGGTGTTCCACGGCGACGCCAGCCAGTACGGCCTGCTGACCTCGTCGATGGCCGCGGGCACCATGTGCGGGGCGCTGCTTTCGGCCCGGCGCGAACTGCCCGGCATGGTGCTGATGGGCGGTGCCGCGGCGGCGTTCGGCCTCACCCTGGCGCTGGCGGCGGTGATGCCCGGTCCGCTCCTGTTCGCCGGCGTGCTGTTCTTCGTGGGCGTGGCCGCGCTCACCTTCATGACCGCCAGCAATTCCATGATGCAGCTCACCACCGAACGCGGCATGCGTGGCCGGGTGCTGGCGTTGCGGATTGCGGTGGTGATGGGCGGCACGCCGATCGGCGCGCCGCTGGTCGGCTGGGTGGTCGACCACTTCGGCGCACGCTGGGCGCTGGGAGTGGGCGCGCTGGCCGGCGTGGCCGCGGCGGCCGTGGCGGCGACCTACCTGGTCAGGCACCGGCACCTGCGGCTGTTGCGGAGCGGAGGCCGGCTGCGTCTGGCCATCCATCCCGAACCGGCCGACGTGACCGCGGTTCGTGTGGCTGCGGGCGAGCGGGTGACTTGA
- a CDS encoding glycoside hydrolase family 30 beta sandwich domain-containing protein has protein sequence MDEASGVGRWTPLLSVVLLTLVALAAMDWPRPGLFAGTTGKVLALTGPRVHVWLSTADRRLQLAAQSDTFAHPQAAGAGEADVVIDLDRKYQTMAGFGAALSDSSAWLIQNRLSPAQRSALLQELFGPPPGLNFNMLRITIGASDFSLQHYSPDDMPAGQVDPDLQHFNVVVDQRNVIPVLHDILAIQPGALIIASPWSAPAWMKSSANLVSGTLLESWEATYATYLVRFVDAFQGAGIPIFALTVQNEPAFEPLTYPGMTLPADARARIIGKYLGPALAGRKPGTVILGWDHNWDAPDQPLSVLADPDAQRYLAGIAWHCYSGDPSAQTTVHRAFPRKDAYLTECSGGDWPSARNGELLLFARNIVMMGVKNWARGVVYWNLALDENHGPHAGGCDECKGVVTIDSTTGAISRNDEYYAFAHFSRFVLPGAVRVKSGNTNAGVHEVAFQNPDDGSVVLVAVNGNTQTNRLSVRQGALRFEYDLPASSVATFVWARDGADAPATATIAAPSSDTSPRPGGKP, from the coding sequence ATGGATGAAGCTTCGGGGGTGGGTCGCTGGACGCCCCTGCTGTCGGTGGTGCTGCTGACACTGGTGGCGCTGGCGGCGATGGACTGGCCGCGCCCGGGCCTGTTCGCGGGGACCACGGGCAAGGTGCTTGCGCTCACCGGCCCGCGGGTCCACGTGTGGCTGAGCACGGCGGATCGCCGCCTGCAGCTGGCGGCGCAGTCCGACACGTTCGCACATCCGCAGGCCGCCGGTGCGGGCGAGGCCGATGTCGTCATCGACCTCGACCGGAAGTACCAGACCATGGCCGGTTTCGGGGCGGCGCTCAGCGATTCGTCGGCGTGGCTGATCCAGAACCGGCTCAGCCCTGCGCAGCGCAGCGCCTTGCTGCAGGAGCTGTTCGGTCCGCCGCCGGGCCTCAACTTCAACATGCTGCGCATCACCATCGGCGCCTCGGATTTCTCGCTGCAGCATTACAGCCCGGACGACATGCCCGCCGGCCAGGTCGATCCCGACCTGCAGCATTTCAACGTCGTCGTGGACCAGCGCAATGTCATCCCGGTGCTGCACGACATCCTGGCCATCCAGCCCGGCGCGCTGATCATCGCCTCGCCGTGGAGTGCGCCGGCGTGGATGAAGAGCAGCGCCAACCTGGTCAGCGGCACCTTGCTGGAATCCTGGGAGGCGACCTATGCGACCTACCTGGTGCGCTTCGTGGATGCGTTCCAGGGTGCCGGCATACCGATCTTCGCGCTGACCGTGCAGAACGAGCCCGCGTTCGAACCGCTGACCTATCCGGGCATGACCCTGCCCGCCGATGCGCGCGCCCGCATCATCGGCAAGTATCTCGGCCCCGCCCTGGCAGGGCGCAAGCCGGGAACGGTGATCCTGGGCTGGGACCACAACTGGGATGCGCCGGACCAGCCGCTGAGCGTGCTGGCCGATCCCGATGCACAACGCTATCTCGCGGGCATCGCCTGGCATTGCTACAGCGGCGACCCGAGTGCGCAGACCACGGTGCACCGCGCGTTTCCCCGCAAGGACGCCTACCTCACCGAGTGCTCGGGTGGCGATTGGCCGTCCGCCCGCAACGGCGAGCTGCTGCTGTTTGCGCGCAACATCGTGATGATGGGGGTGAAGAACTGGGCGCGGGGCGTGGTCTACTGGAACCTGGCGCTGGACGAAAACCATGGCCCCCACGCGGGCGGCTGCGACGAGTGCAAGGGCGTGGTCACCATCGATTCCACCACGGGCGCGATCAGCCGCAATGACGAGTATTACGCATTCGCCCATTTCAGCCGGTTCGTGTTGCCGGGCGCGGTGCGGGTGAAGTCCGGCAACACCAACGCGGGCGTGCACGAAGTGGCTTTCCAGAATCCGGACGACGGCTCGGTGGTGCTGGTGGCGGTCAACGGCAACACCCAGACCAACCGCCTGTCGGTGCGGCAGGGCGCATTGCGCTTCGAGTACGACCTGCCCGCCAGCAGCGTGGCAACGTTTGTCTGGGCGCGCGATGGCGCGGATGCGCCGGCCACCGCAACGATCGCCGCGCCGAGCTCCGACACTTCCCCGCGCCCGGGCGGCAAGCCATGA
- a CDS encoding glycoside hydrolase family 3 N-terminal domain-containing protein, whose amino-acid sequence MAGRGAVAAQTASPGVGKPTHYTDWPHIASPRKTDPQLDARVHDIVARMSLAQKIGQMTQAEIKSITPDQVRQFYIGSVLNGGGSWPQGNKHAGAADWLALADHYYDASMAVDAPVKVPLIWGTDAVHGHSNVFGATLFPHNIGLGAAHDPELIRQIGAATARAVRATGVDWAFAPTLAVAQNARWGRTYESFSSDGPLVHVYARAYVDGLQGHFGDANVLATAKHFIGDGATANGTDQGVAKVSRRDMINVHGAGYVGALEAGVLSVMASYNSWDDAVDGINYGKMSGARALLTGALKEKMGFPGFIVSDWNAIGQLPGCSNASCPQAIKAGIDMVMVPDDWRAFIANTTRQVQDGEIPMARIDDAVSRIVRAKLVMGAFDKRPSQRAGAGDASRLQDRALARRAVRESLVLLKNNHDVLPLRRGSRVLVVGKSADSIANQVGGWSLTWQGTDNGNADFPNATSVLAGIRAADGAANVSYRATADGVDPGTFDTIIAVIGETPYAETMGDITPSATLRHGDRHPEDLAVLKAAAASGKPVVTVFLSGRPLFVNALLNHSDAFVAGWLPGSEGEGIADLLFADGQGKPAFDFTGTLSMPWPGVPCPYAGDDQAANWLFARGYGLHYRAHHELPALPLHAGVMTCANSSTLPIFHTLAQSPFALYLGAGHDGKKVQAVGADLNAVIEWPADQPVFSLRTVQVNTQQDAKSITWRGPGRFFAQSPQPTDLTPLLATHAALQFDLVIGTPARGPVMIYMGCGEGCTRTVDVSAMFAAYKTGQRHAVSIPLQCFIRPGADLAHVDVPFGVLAAPPFSAAFANVRIAADSASAAEATCPGTVAR is encoded by the coding sequence ATGGCAGGCCGTGGTGCGGTGGCAGCGCAGACGGCTTCGCCCGGGGTGGGCAAGCCCACGCACTACACCGACTGGCCGCACATCGCCTCGCCCCGGAAGACCGACCCGCAGCTCGATGCCCGGGTGCACGACATCGTGGCGCGGATGAGTCTGGCGCAGAAGATCGGCCAGATGACCCAGGCGGAGATCAAGTCGATCACGCCCGACCAGGTGCGCCAGTTCTACATCGGCTCGGTGCTCAACGGCGGCGGCTCGTGGCCGCAGGGCAACAAGCACGCCGGCGCGGCGGACTGGCTGGCGCTGGCGGATCACTACTACGACGCGTCGATGGCGGTCGATGCGCCGGTGAAGGTGCCGCTCATCTGGGGTACGGACGCGGTGCACGGCCACAGCAACGTGTTCGGCGCCACGCTGTTCCCCCACAACATCGGCCTGGGCGCGGCGCATGACCCGGAGCTGATCCGGCAGATCGGCGCGGCCACTGCGCGCGCCGTGCGCGCCACCGGTGTCGACTGGGCCTTCGCACCCACGCTGGCGGTGGCGCAGAACGCGCGCTGGGGCCGCACCTACGAAAGTTTTTCCAGCGACGGTCCGCTGGTGCATGTCTACGCCCGCGCCTACGTCGACGGCTTGCAGGGGCATTTCGGCGACGCCAACGTGCTGGCCACCGCCAAGCACTTCATCGGCGATGGCGCGACCGCCAACGGCACCGACCAGGGCGTGGCGAAAGTGAGCCGACGCGACATGATCAACGTGCACGGCGCGGGCTATGTCGGCGCGCTGGAAGCGGGCGTGCTCAGCGTGATGGCGTCGTACAACAGCTGGGACGACGCGGTCGACGGGATCAACTACGGCAAGATGAGCGGCGCCCGTGCGCTGCTGACCGGCGCGCTGAAGGAGAAGATGGGCTTCCCCGGTTTCATCGTGTCCGACTGGAACGCGATCGGCCAGTTGCCCGGCTGCAGCAATGCCAGTTGTCCGCAGGCGATCAAGGCCGGCATCGACATGGTGATGGTGCCCGACGACTGGCGCGCTTTCATCGCCAACACCACGCGCCAGGTGCAGGACGGCGAGATCCCGATGGCGCGCATCGATGATGCGGTGAGCCGCATCGTGCGCGCCAAGCTGGTGATGGGTGCGTTCGACAAGCGTCCGTCGCAGCGCGCGGGGGCCGGCGACGCGAGTCGCCTGCAGGATCGGGCGCTGGCGCGCCGCGCGGTGCGCGAGTCGCTGGTGCTGCTGAAGAACAACCACGACGTGCTGCCGCTCAGGCGCGGCAGCAGGGTGCTGGTGGTCGGCAAGAGCGCCGACAGCATCGCCAACCAGGTCGGCGGCTGGTCGCTGACCTGGCAGGGCACCGACAACGGCAACGCCGACTTCCCCAACGCGACCAGCGTGCTGGCCGGCATCCGCGCGGCCGACGGCGCGGCGAACGTCAGCTACCGCGCCACGGCCGACGGCGTGGATCCCGGGACGTTCGACACGATCATCGCGGTGATCGGCGAAACCCCGTACGCGGAAACCATGGGCGACATCACTCCCTCGGCCACGCTGCGCCACGGCGATCGTCACCCCGAGGACCTGGCCGTGCTGAAAGCGGCGGCGGCGTCGGGCAAGCCGGTGGTGACGGTGTTTCTGTCCGGACGTCCGCTTTTCGTCAACGCGCTGCTCAACCATTCCGACGCGTTCGTGGCCGGCTGGCTGCCCGGCTCGGAAGGCGAGGGCATCGCCGACCTGCTGTTCGCCGACGGGCAGGGCAAGCCCGCGTTCGATTTCACCGGCACGCTGTCGATGCCGTGGCCGGGCGTGCCATGCCCGTACGCCGGCGACGATCAGGCGGCGAACTGGCTGTTCGCGCGTGGCTACGGCCTGCACTATCGCGCCCACCACGAGCTGCCGGCGCTGCCGCTGCATGCCGGGGTCATGACCTGCGCCAACAGCTCGACGCTGCCGATCTTCCACACGCTGGCGCAGTCGCCCTTTGCGCTGTACCTGGGCGCGGGCCATGACGGCAAGAAGGTGCAGGCGGTGGGCGCGGATCTGAATGCGGTGATCGAGTGGCCTGCCGACCAGCCTGTTTTCAGCCTGCGCACGGTGCAGGTCAACACGCAGCAGGATGCGAAGTCGATCACCTGGCGCGGGCCCGGCCGGTTCTTCGCGCAGAGTCCGCAGCCGACCGACCTGACGCCGCTGCTGGCCACCCATGCCGCGTTGCAGTTCGACCTGGTGATCGGCACGCCGGCACGTGGTCCGGTCATGATCTACATGGGCTGCGGCGAGGGCTGCACGCGGACGGTGGATGTCAGCGCGATGTTCGCCGCGTACAAGACGGGCCAGCGGCATGCGGTGTCCATCCCGTTGCAGTGCTTCATCCGGCCCGGGGCGGACCTTGCCCATGTCGACGTGCCGTTCGGCGTGCTCGCCGCGCCGCCGTTCTCGGCCGCGTTCGCGAATGTGCGGATCGCGGCGGACAGCGCCAGCGCCGCAGAGGCGACCTGTCCCGGGACGGTGGCGCGATGA